The following proteins are encoded in a genomic region of Primulina huaijiensis isolate GDHJ02 chromosome 3, ASM1229523v2, whole genome shotgun sequence:
- the LOC140972390 gene encoding uncharacterized protein, which translates to MSSLGWSDLTRRTCSSIAEGMMYLGELVERANATLSSACHDLRESKALCDQLQATLDEAKATHVKELSESQAQCGELLKEKQEFQRLTEDQAKEIQKLKEELKNSQAELTDTKARHAAEASSFKEEFLKSDEFVEICGPKAFHYLGVGFEGAVSLFKTQGYPPPGAPTDFIDLEGFISSLPPDS; encoded by the exons ATGAGTTCACTGGGATGGTCTGATCTTACCCGCCGGACATGCAGCAGTATCGCTGAG GGCATGATGTACTTAGGGGAGTTGGTGGAGCGTGCCAATGCTACCCTGTCCAGCGCTTGCCATGACTTACGCGAAAGTAAGGCTCTTTGCGACCAACTCCAGGCGACCCTAGATGAAGCGAAAGCGACACACGTTAAGGAGCTTTCGGAGTCCCAAGCTCAATGTGGCGAGCTCTTGAAGGAGAAACAGGAGTTTCAACGGCTGACAGAGGACCAAGCTAAAGAGATCCAGAAGCTGAAGGAAGAATTAAAGAATTCACAGGCTGAACTTACAGACACCAAGGCACGACATGCTGCAGAAGCCTCCTCCTTCAAAGAGGAATTTCTCAAATCCGACGAATTTGTCGAGATCTGTGGTCCGAAAGCTTTTCACTACCTGGGGGTGGGTTTCGAGGGTGCAGTCAGCCTCTTCAAGACTCAGGGCTATCCTCCGCCAGGGGCCCCTACTGACTTCATCGACCTTGAGGGCTTCATATCGAGTCTCCCCCCCGATTCTTAG
- the LOC140972660 gene encoding uncharacterized protein has translation MKRNQESVFVEEQAARQEREENVEVHQSMVEETQPLPTGEISEMGEMWKEIRRLREQVGSRAPVPKRGSPFSLAILEEGLPPNFRQSNIGEYDGHTDPEEHLGRFENAALLHQYSDGVRCRVFLGTLVRSAQQWFNTLQPNSIQSFEDFATAFLHRFASSKRHQRNYLSLFVMKQQETETLREFVQRFNSAALEISTATPDIMISAFTQGLRGGEFFKSLFKKPPSSYDDLLARAEKYVNLEDAQRYRRMEQRPEGSRMERGERGGRKRGSVEKEEDRNRSRGQFSSHVPLNRNRDKVMEVKEPEGRWEKSQRAEDGVRMPPTDKREASSSGDRPKPRLSPRRGRGPPWINQRVGEPRREGRDSGRARKAHGRRLENLEISRGADLPQDPVISFGPEDLRGIVAPYNDALVVTATIANYDVARIFIDNGSSVNILFKSTLDQMKVEGFEFDSVSTPLYEFAGHAIPPLGQITLPLSLGRDPQRVTKMITFTVVDTPSSYNGILGRPTLKDFRAVASAYHQKMKFPVGKEVGVLCGDQKVARRCYEGTVKEEGKRARVEVNMIRRGRRGLPVARKEVWEVMEEEPEVIVLGPEKKMLRIARDLDLRVKEELIAFLQANLSVFAWSAQELTGMAPDVAEHRLNILSNARPVKQKKRHFGPEKEKVIQKEVGELLEAGHIREVQFPTWLSNVVLVPKSSG, from the exons atgaaaagGAATCAAGAGTCTGTGTTTGTAGAGGAACAGGCCGCCCGTCAGGAACGTGAGGAAAATGTTGAAGTCCACCAGAGCATGGTGGAGGAGACGCAACCCCTCCCAACtggggagattagtgagatggggGAGATGTGGAAGGAGATACGGAGGTTGAGGGAGCAGGTAGGAAGCAGAGCGCCGGTACCCAAGAGAGGAAGCCCTTTTTCACTAGCCATCTTGGAGGAAGGGCTTCCTCCGAATTTCCGACAATCTAACATTGGTGAGTATGACGGACATACTGAccccgaggaacacttggggagatTTGAAAATGCGGCTTTGTTGCACCAATATTCAGATGGAGTCAGgtgcagggtgtttctgggcacgttggtgaggtcagcccagcagTGGTTTAACACcctgcagcccaactccatacaGTCTTTTGAGGATTTTGCTACAGCTTTCTTGCACCGATTTGCCAGCAGCAAGAGGCACCAGAGAAATTATTTGAGCTTGTTCGTGATGAAACAGCAAGAGACTGAAACTTTGCGAGAATTTGTTCAGCGTTTCAACAGTGCAGCGCTGGAGATATCGACGGCTACccctgacatcatgataagtgcctttacaCAAGGACTGAGGGGAGGGGAGTTTTTCAAGTCGCTGTTCAAGAAGCCTCCGTCGAGCTATGATGACTTGCTGGCTCGGGCGGAGAAGTATGTAAATCTAGAGGATGCCCAACGGTATAGAAGGATGGAGCAGCGGCCCGAGGGAAGTAGGATGGAGAGGGGAGAGAGAGGAGGTAGGAAGAGGGGTTCAGTGGAGAAGGAGGAGGACAGAAATAGAAGtagaggacaattctcatcaCATGTTCCTCTGAACAGGAATCGCGATAAGGTAATGGAGGTGAAGGAGCCAGAGGGAAGGTGGGAGAAGTCGCAGAGAGCGGAGGACGGTGTTAGGATGCCTCCGACGGACAAACGAGAGGCATCCTCATCCGGGGACCGACCGAAACCTCGCCTGTCTCCTAGGCGAGGTCGAGGTCCTCCTTGGATCAACCAGAGGGTCGGAGAGCCGAGAAGAGAAGGGCGGG actctggGCGAGCTCGGAAAGCACATGGGAGGAGGTTGGAGAATTTGGAGATATCCAGGGGTGCAGACTTACCCCAAGATCCTGTCATCAGCTTCGGGCCGGAAGACCTTCGAGGTATCGTGGCTCCTTataacgatgccttggtggtgaCAGCCACTATTGCCAACTACGATGTGGCAAGGATCTTCATTGATAATGGGAGCTCTGTAAATATATTGTTCAAGAGCACGTTGGATCAGATGAAGGTGGAAGGGTTCGAGTTTGATTCGGTCTCCACTCCTCTGTATGAGTTCGCGGGACATGCCATTCCGCCGCTGGGTCAAATTACTCTTCCCCTATCTTTGGGGCGTGACCCTCAGCGGGTAACAAAGATGATAACATTTACAGTGGTAGATACCCCCTCATCGTATAATGGAATCCTGGGGCGGCCAACCTTAAAGGATTTCAGAGCCGTAGCCTCCGCGTATCATCAGAAGATGAAGTTTCCTGTGGGGAAGGAAGTGGGAGTCTTGTGCGGGGACCAGAAGGTCGCGCGTCGGTGTTATGAAGGGACGGTGAAGGAGGAGGGGAAGAGGGCGCGGGTGGAAGTTAATATGATTAGAAGGGGGAGGAGGGGGTTGCCCGTAGCGAGGAAGGAGGTTTGGGAGGTTATGGAGGAAGAACCGGAGGTCATAGTGCTGGGACCTGAAAAGAAAATGCTCAGAATAGCCCGTGACCTTGACCTAAGGGTTAAGGAGGAACTCATTGCTTTCTTACAGGCCAATCTCAGCGTGTTCGCTTGGTCAGCTCAAGAGCTCACTGGGATGGCCCCGGATGTGGCGGAGCATCGGTTGAACATCTTGTCGAATGCTCGCCCAgtaaaacagaagaaaagacaTTTCGGGCCTGAGAAAGAGAAAGTTATACAGAAAGAGGTCGGTGAATTGCTTGAGGCTGGGCACATTCGAGAAGTGCAATTCCCTACTTGGCTATCGAATGTTGTCCTAGTCCCGAAGAGTTCAGGGTAG